DNA sequence from the Daphnia pulex isolate KAP4 chromosome 8, ASM2113471v1 genome:
TCGGCCATTGTCTGCCTCGTCATCAAATACTACAATTCGCACATTCAGCCATGGTGAGTTATTTTGCTCATTTTATTTggtgaagaaattgaaataaggTTTTATGGGAAAAACAGAATAACGTCGTCAATTAATCTGGTGGATCTAGGTTTTTCTCTAAAGTTTACAACCCTTCACTGGCGGTTTATCACGTGCACTGTCGGGAGATCAAGCGAAAACATTTCGAGTCGATCAAGGATCACAAATCGGCCGATCCTGAGTTGAGGAAGAAGGGCGCCCTGAGGATCCTGGAAATCGGACCCGGTCCCGGCTACAATTTCGAGTTCTATCCGTCCAAAAGTGAACTGACGGCCGTCGAAGTCAACCGCTTCTTCGAGGAGCAATTCTTCGAGAAACAGGCCGACCATCCGCATATCAAAATGGAACGTTTCGTCGTTGGATTCGCCGAGGACATGAAGGACGTGCCGGACAACagcgtcgacgtcgtcgtctccaCCATGGTCCTCTGCTCTGTTCGCAGTGTCGAAGGGGCCCTGAAAGAAGTCCACCGCGTTTTAGCTCCGGTATGTTGTTCAATTATAAGATTTCATCTGTTTTTTCGATCGATTTAATATTAAACTTTTGTTGATTCGCCTCCTATATGATAGGGAGGGAAGTATTATTATTGGGAGCACATCCGTGAATACAAACACTTTTGGATCCGGTTAATCCAGCACCTGGCAACCTACACCTTCTACGACCTGGTCTTCGGGTGCAGTTTGAACCGGCGGAGCGACGAAATCATCAAAGCCAATAAGACCGGATACTCGAGCGTCGAGCAGCAACGTTTCAGAAcgcctttttcaaataaattgttcGTCTTCCACAGCGCCCACGTCAAAGGAATCGCcacgaaataaatcaaatcaaaatatgtactttcttctttttttactgttaTGTAAAAAATAGTTATGCTGCGATTTGCCTCTATCCGAACGGTTAATAATTACGGCATTATATTAATCAGGAATAATAATACACAACGATCTTAAGCAATATCCAAAACTTACACTCGTAATATACTATAATTATATAGGTATACATATATCAAAGTAAGTCATTTGGGGTCAGTTGCTGGTTATGGGAAATGTACTTTATATCATTTGATTTGCGTTCTGGAGTGTGGAtcattttttcggttgttgaaTATTTCCAAACATATACGTCACTCCTTTGACCCAGATACATAATGATATGACAAGGGAAAACTCATACGAACCTAAACTTCATCATAGTAGTCTTCGTTCATCTTTAGCATCAGTTCAGATAGATTTATATTATACGAATATCAAATCGtgtacttttatttctttattttcgtcCGCGCTAATACCCATACATCACATAGGTCTAAATTGTATACACAACATATTAAAGACTAACATCATTTGATCCCTGTATAAAATATTAGGACCAACACTTGCCTTGCAGCGTTGAGTGTTGCTTCCAAAATAgttaataaaactaaaaacaaacaaaactgaaaattgactaattttttttttcttcccgacaaattcaaagtaaaaatatcaacatccCCAATTGtctttaattgaaattatgctttttctgtttgttttttaaatcaaaatccacacaactaaatttttttacgagTGAACCAACTGAAACAATTAAAAGACATTGGCATTTATAGCAGCACTGATGTGATTTGAATCAAAACCAAACGACTGGCGTCATcagtttttcttaattcaattttaaaatttcaattttttttttcaatttcaattttcaagtcgctcaattcaatttcttgaGCGGACCAGCCGATTTTTGTCGACGTTGGCCGGAGCAGACGGAGCGACGACACAAGCGGAAGAGGATATAAATGGCCAAAAGGCAAACGGCCGAGAGAAAGCCCATCACGTCGAGGAGGCACTTTTGGTAGATTGAAAGTTGGCGCGAAGCGCTGCGCAAATGCGGAGCCCCCTGGTGGCGGATGACGTATTCGATCCAGTAGATGGCCCGTTCCAGCGGACTCTCCATCTGGTCTCTCATCAGAGCCGACACTTCCTTCATCCGCCGCTTGTACCTTGGCTCGTTGAGGACCAGCTGGATGGCGTCGTAGAGGACCTCCTCCGTCAATTGGTTCCAGTCGAGTTTGATGGCGTAACCGTCCTCCTGGGCCTTTTGGGCGTTGATGGGCTGATCAGACCAGACCGGCAGAGCGATGAATGGAACCCCGTGGTAGACGGCCTCCTGCTTGCTGAGCAATCCGCAGTGGGTGATGAAGAGGCGGGCTTTGGGGTGGCCCAGAAGGTCCTGCTGCGGCAGCCAGGAAACGAGTTTGACATTGGACGGGATCAGCCCGTCGGGCAggacgcccttttttttttttttttttttttttttttttttttttttttttactgagcGTTACCTCCTGCAGGAGTGTCGCTCGAATGTATTGTACAGTTTCATGGCAATATAGATACAACACATATATACAGGGAACATTGTGCATGGCGAAAACTAATACACGAATAAAACAACACGAATAAGACAACACGAAAAGGGAAACTGGGCCTATTTACACCACGCTGGGCGGGCGATCATCCGCGAGCTCTGCTTGGCTTTTTGGAGTCTACCCGGTTTGGTTGCACCTTCAAGACCATCAGCCGACGGCCACCGGTACAGCCTCCACCAAGCAGAGAGCGGTGAACACAGTTACAGCGGGAAAATCTCTGGCTAGCTTGAGGTTAGAGATTGGGCATAAGATCAATATGTACAATTAAATGCAAGGGCTCACACTCTCCTGACCAGCAGGGGAGCAGAGCCGCAATTTACACAAGATAAGAACCGCGAGATGACCTCCTGGGCAACCTAAGTAAATCTTAGGGCCAAGAGTGAACATCGAGAGCGGTAAGGTACAAGAATGGAGGAGAATAGAGACCAGAGCCAATATTCAAGCAATTACGGGTAACACCCTACACCTCTTTCCACATCAGGCGATTAGTTGAGCGTACAAACTGCCGAAAGGCTTCCCATAAAATGGGGTTCGATGGAATGGAATGCAATGACCTAGGCCAAGAACCATCAATAGAGATGCAAGTCGCAGCAAAAGGAAGACGTTGCTTGGAAAAGAGCGgacagtgaaaaataaaatgctccACTGACTCCGTAGGACTGCCACAGGTGCAGACCGGAGAGTTGGCAAATTTAAAGCGGAACTGATGTTCTTTAAGTAGAGAATGGCCGGTAAGGACTTGGGCGATCTGACGGCAGAGCTGGTGAGTTGGAATATGTCTGACGGACTCAATCGTTGGGAAAAATTCCCTAgtcatttttccatttgagcAGCTCCGCCATTCCGAATCCCACAATTCCTCGGCTATCTTTTTAATCGTGAGTCGAGCTGAAGATTTAGAGGGAAGTAATCTGGGAAGGTTATAAAGACTGTCAAGACTGTCACCAGGAAGTTGACAGCCAGCGATGGCAAGCTGAAGGCCTACAGACTTTGAGAGTTGGCAAATAAACAATCGTATCTTATCTCGGTAGGGGACAAGCATGTCTAGACAAAGACGTTGAATTGCAGAAAGTTTAGAGAAATAGCGAGTGAACGTAAAGGCAGAAGGGTCGATTGCAATTATATCGACACTGAGACCCTCTTCTAATAGACGGGAAGCCATCGTGATCGCACTCAAAACCGTAAGCTGTAAAGCAAGAAAAGCGCAGGTAGAAGGAACAGGTCCATTTACTAAATCTATGATTTCAGCATGGCTAGTCGCCACGTAACAACCACCATACGATCCGCGTGGCACTGCTGTAGCAGCGACAAAGATGCAAACAGATTTGTCATTAGGGGCTAGCAACTCGCAACCCTCAACAAGGAGTGAAGGTTGTAAAAAGGGCTCCCAGGGAGGCAGTAATGGGTGAGAGTGCAGCATGGGCAAATCATATTTGGCGGACGTTGTAAGGCCAGGCAAACGGCTTGTTAACCACTTCGAGGACGCAAGAGAGAAATAGCCGGTGGAGTTAGAGTAGTAACGCATGTAAGTGGTTTCAAGCACTCGCAAATCGATCGGAAGGATATTGGAGAGAGCAAGACAACTCTCTGTCGAGACAGATTTGAAGGCACTGGAAAGCGGAAGGGTAACAGAACGCTGAAACGAGCGGAGTAGCTTTATGTTTTTCTTAGAAGAGAGCATAGGAGCCCAAACGGAACAGCCATACAGCAGGAACGGTTCAACAACAGAATAGTATAAAAATTTCAGTCTATATTTGTCATAGCCCCACGTTGATTTCAATGCCGCTCttagagaaaaataaacacgttTGGCCGCCGCAATTTTTTGATTAACGTGGACTAGCCACTTAAGGCGACAGTCAACTGTGAGGCCAAGAAAGACGGTCTCAGTGGAAGGGGATATGGACAACCCATTGATTGTCAAACTGAGGTGCGAGcagtttattaattttttgtttaccagcATGAAAACAGTTTTACTAGCATTAAGTGACATTTTTTTGCTCAAGCACCAATTGTTGACCTGATCACACATGATCTGCAAGTTGCGAGTAGCTATGGTGGGATCTTTGTGGGCCGTAGCCACAGTAAGGTCATCAGCAAACCCAACATTAAAAGAAAGGAAGGGAAAGCAGAGACGCAGCACATCATCAATTAAAACAGACCAAAGGAAGGGTGACAGAACGCCACCTTGAGGACAGCCGAGGCCAACATTTACCGTCAGAGAAGAGTCGTTTAGAGAGAAAAGCGCTGTGCGGTCTGAGAGAAAGCTCACGATTAATTGGGTCAGATAACGTGGACAATGACGACTATCAAGGGCTGAAATAATGGCAGGATGCCACGCCGCATCAAATGCACTTTTTATATCTAAAAAGGCACAGGCTGTAGTACACTTGGCTTTGTTAGAAGATTCACAAAAAGAGATCAGGGAGTGTGCTGCAGATTCAGTAGATTTACCCTGAATAAAGCCGTGTTGACTAGGACTTAGCCACTGACAGGTAGACGCCACCCACCTGACCCGGCTCAAGATCAATTTTTCCAGAACTTTCGCCAAGGTATTTACAACACTTATTGGGCGAAAACTGTTAAGAGAATCGTAGGCAGGCTTGTTGGGTTTGCCAATGACGACAACTTTAGCAGCTTTCCAACAAGTCGGAAAGTAGGAGAGGGAAAAACAAGCATtcataatatttaaaagatgGTCGGTGATCAATGGAAAACAGGAGTTGATCAAGGCTGTGGAGAGACCATCAAGTCCAGGAGAAGACTTAACATTCATAGATGTGACTGCCGATGCCAGTTCTTCAGATGTTATTGGAGGGAAGATGAATGAGGGGGAATGAGATGAAAAGGAATACGACTCTGCAAGTTTCTCGGCAGGGAGATGAACGTCTTCAGAC
Encoded proteins:
- the LOC124199540 gene encoding methyltransferase-like protein 7A → MSSLLPSVMVGSAIVCLVIKYYNSHIQPWFFSKVYNPSLAVYHVHCREIKRKHFESIKDHKSADPELRKKGALRILEIGPGPGYNFEFYPSKSELTAVEVNRFFEEQFFEKQADHPHIKMERFVVGFAEDMKDVPDNSVDVVVSTMVLCSVRSVEGALKEVHRVLAPGGKYYYWEHIREYKHFWIRLIQHLATYTFYDLVFGCSLNRRSDEIIKANKTGYSSVEQQRFRTPFSNKLFVFHSAHVKGIATK